DNA sequence from the Devosia lacusdianchii genome:
ACGCCTGCGACACGAGGCTGTTGCCCGACGAACTGCCTTCCGAGCTGGCCTTGGCCGTGCCGCTGGCCACCACCGCGCCGAGGCCGGCGACATTGGCGTTGAGGTCAAGACTATACTGGCTGCCATTGTCCTTGAGATCGACGGTCATCGCCGCAATATTGATGCCGCCCAGCGTCAGAATGTAGCTTGCCTGGGCATCAGCCTCGGCAGCGGCGGCAGGGAGGCTCAGCGACAAAGCCAGCACGGCAGACAGGGCAAGGCGGGATTGGGTCAAGGGCTCGGGTCTCGGCGAAAGGCAGCAGCGAATCAGCTCATTGGCACGAAAGTGCCTGCCCGATATGGCCCATGCAAGGCGCTCGCGCCCGTTTGACGGTCGCCTTACCTTGACGTACCCGCCCGTTTTCTCTAAAGACGCGCCAGATTTCACAACAATCGAGGCCCGTCGCGGACTTCTCCGCCACGCAGGACCTTTACACAAATAGGATATCGAAAATGGCACGTCGCTGTGAACTGACTGGCAAGGGCGTAATGGTTGGCAACAACGTTTCGCACGCTCTCAACCGTACCCGCCGCCGCTTCCTCCCCAACCTGCTCAACGTGACGCTGCTGTCGGACGCGCTCAACCGCCCCGTCAAGCTCCGTATCTCGGCTGCGGCGCTCCGCACCGTCGAGCACCGCGGTGGCCTCGATGCCTTCCTGCTCAAGCAGAGCGACGCCGACCTGTCGCCGCTAGCCCAGGGCATCAAGAAGGAAGTTCGCGCCGCTCTCGCTGCCTAAGCGATCGGACGATCCAACGAATTGACCGCGTGGGGTTATGCGCTCCACGCGGTTTTGTTTTGCCCCACTCTCAATCGTCACCCTCGGGCTTGACCCGAGGGCATTACACTTTCTGTACATCCGGCAAAGTGAAGAGCCCTCGGGGTAAGCCCGAGGGTGACGATTGAGAGTGGGGCAACTTCCTGCTCTAACTGAATAACGGCGCACCGGTCTTTTGCCGGCCGCGCTCAACAGAGGTGCATTCTGATGCTAGCTCGTTTCCTGGCGGCTGTTGCCGCTATGGTCGTGGTCGTTGCCGCGTCCAATATTCTGGTGCTCTACCCGCTGCAGGCGCAACTGGGCTCGGTCAATCTGGCCGATCTCCTGACCTGGGGCGCTTTCACTTTCCCCTTCGCCTTTCTCATCACCGACCTGACCAATCGCTATGACGGCGCCCGTAACGCCCGGCTGGTGGTGCTGGTGGGTTTCCTCGTTGGCCTCGGCGTCTCGTTCTACCTGAGCTACAACCCCCTGCCCTGGAATGCCGGCGGTAACCCGGCGACAACGCAGCGCATCGCGCTGGCCTCGGCCACGGCATTTCTCACCGGACAATTGCTCGATATCGCCGTGTTCTCGCGCCTGCGCGCCAGCAAGGCCTGGTTCCTGCCCCCGCTGCTCGGTTCGCTGTTCGGCTCGATGATCGATACGGCTATCTTCTTCTCGGTGGCATTTGCGCCGGCGCTGGTCGGTATCGACACCCTGTTCGGTCTGCCGGATGGTTCGCTCGGCTTCCCGGCGCCATGGTTGGGCGTGGGCCCCGAGGTTCCGCTCTGGACCTCGCTGGCAACCGGCGATTTCCTCGTGAAGTTCCTCGCCGCCCTGCTGCTGCTGGCGCCGTATCGCGCGCTGATGGGCAAGTTGAAGCCATTGCCGCCGCTGGGTGTGGTGGCCTGAGATCGGACTGCGGTCCGAGCGCGATCTATCCCCACCCACAATCGCTTCCCGCGGACTTGATCCGCGGGTCACTCTCAACACGGCACAAGTGACGAGAGGCCCCCGGATCAAGTCCGGGGGAAGCGCCGATGGGTGGGAGGCGACGGACCGTCCTTCTACCTCCGGGGAGCGGGCGCCCCTACTCAGGCAGCGCAAACTCCAGCAGCAGGCTACGCTGCCAGTCGTTGAAATTGTTGTCTGAGCCGATGAGGATGCGCACCTCGCCATCGGGCGCGGTGTGCACAGCCAGCGATTCCATATTATCGATGGTGCCGCCACTGGCCTCGAGCAGGGTCTCTCCCACCATGAGATTGCCCGGCCGCACCTCGGCCGCCGGCACGCGGCGCAGCGCCATGGTGAAGGTCAGCATGGACACACCGCGCTCCAGCACCAGCAGGTCGCCATTGGGCAGGAAGGCGCAATCGGTGGGGTTGACCACCGGGCTTTGCCGATAGGCGATCGGCCCCTTGTCGGTCTGGCCCAGCAGCTCGCCACGGTGATTGCCGTTCTCGTCCATCGCCTCTTCGGTCAGCAGCAGGGTGGAGCCGGCGATCGGCGAGGCTGGTGGGGCGATGCAGACCGATTCCAGCGATTCATTGGTCCTGAGGTCGGTGAGCCAATCGGGAATGCTCACCTCGCGCGCCGCGCCGCCGGGGATGCCATCGGTCAGGGCAAAATCGGCCACCCGGGTCAGGTGCTCGAAGGCCACGCGCACTGCAACTGGCGCACCGTCGCGATAGACCGTATCGACGCTTTCGGCATCCTTGGCATATTGCCGGGGCAAGGGCTGACCCTTGGAATTCTGCATCGGCTCGATGGTGACGCCGATAAAACCGAACAGGCGCCCGGCATCGTCATAGGCCAGCCGCCCGGAAACGAAATTGCCGCGATCGGAGACGAAAACGACGCGCTGCTCGGGACCGCTGATCGCGAGCCCAGACAATCCGCCTACCGTATCGTCCTGGCTGACCAGCGCGATGCCACCGCGAAAGATCAGGCGATCCACCGTCTCGTCCAGTCCGCTTTCCTTGAAGCGGGTGATCGGCGCCGCGCTAACGCTGACCTCGACCGCCTGCACGACACCTGTGCTGGCGAGCAAGGCCACACCAAGCGCGGCGAGGACGGGTTTCATCCGCGTCCGCGCCGGCGCGACTGGGCCGGCATTTCCTCGTCGAACAAGGCTGCCAGTTCGTCCGTCAGCGCTCCCGCCAACTCTTCGGCATCGAGCAGGGTCACCGCACGACGGTAGTACCGGGTCACGTCGTGACCGATACCGACCGCCACCAGCTGGATCGGTGAGCGGGTTTCGATGTCCTCGATCACCTGCCGCAGATGCGCTTCAAGATAGTTGCCGGCATTGACCGACTGCGTCGAGTCGTCGACCGGCGCACCATCGGAAATCACCATCAGGATGCGGCGGGCTTCCGGGCGCGCCATCAAGCGCTTCCGCGCCCATTCGAGCGCCTCGCCGTCGATATTCTCCTTGAGCAGGCCTTCGCGCATCATCAGGCCGAGATTGCGCCGCGCATGGCGCCACGGCTCGTCGGCGGCCTTGTAGATGATGTGGCGCACATCGTTGACGCGACCGGGATTGGCCGGGCGACCGGCTTCGAGCCACGCCTCACGCGACTTGCCGCCCTTCCAGGCCCGGGTGGTGAAGCCCAGGATCTCGACCTTCACGCCGCACCGCTCCAGCGTGCGGGCAAGGATGTCGCCGCAGATTGCCGCGATGGTGATCGGGCGACCGCGCATCGAGCCGGAATTGTCGATCAAGAGCGTCACGATGGTGTCGCGGAAATCGGTGTCGTTCTCGACCTTGAAGGACAAAGCCTGCATCGGGTCGGTCACCACACGGGTGAGGCGCGCCGTATCGAGCAGACCCTCTTCAAGGTCGAACTGCCAGGAGCGGTTCTGTTTGGCCATCAAGCGGCGCTGCAGCTTGTTGGCCAACCGCGCCACGGCGCCGGCCAGGTTTTCAAGCTGCTTGTCCAGGAGGCTGCGCAACTGGTCGAGCTCGTCAGGCGGGCAAAGCTCGGCCGCCTTGACGATTTCGTCGAATTTGGTGGTGAACACCTTGTACTGGAACTGGTTGGAAAGCTGGTTGCCGCCATCCTTGGCGGGCGGCGGCATGGGCGCGTCTTCGCCGGCCTCGGCCGACGCGTCCTCGTCGGTATCGGCCATGTCCGATTCCATGCCCTCGACGTCGCCGGTCTCTTCGCTTTCGCCGGCCTGTTCGTCGTCCTGGCTGTCCTGGCTGTCGTTCTCGCCTTCGCCCTGCTCGGGGGACTTGTCGGAGCTATCGCCCTGCTCGGGGTCCTGATCCTCATTTTCCTCGCTGTCCGAGGAGGGATCATCCAGCTCG
Encoded proteins:
- the rpmB gene encoding 50S ribosomal protein L28; protein product: MARRCELTGKGVMVGNNVSHALNRTRRRFLPNLLNVTLLSDALNRPVKLRISAAALRTVEHRGGLDAFLLKQSDADLSPLAQGIKKEVRAALAA
- a CDS encoding queuosine precursor transporter, with amino-acid sequence MLARFLAAVAAMVVVVAASNILVLYPLQAQLGSVNLADLLTWGAFTFPFAFLITDLTNRYDGARNARLVVLVGFLVGLGVSFYLSYNPLPWNAGGNPATTQRIALASATAFLTGQLLDIAVFSRLRASKAWFLPPLLGSLFGSMIDTAIFFSVAFAPALVGIDTLFGLPDGSLGFPAPWLGVGPEVPLWTSLATGDFLVKFLAALLLLAPYRALMGKLKPLPPLGVVA
- a CDS encoding esterase-like activity of phytase family protein; translation: MKPVLAALGVALLASTGVVQAVEVSVSAAPITRFKESGLDETVDRLIFRGGIALVSQDDTVGGLSGLAISGPEQRVVFVSDRGNFVSGRLAYDDAGRLFGFIGVTIEPMQNSKGQPLPRQYAKDAESVDTVYRDGAPVAVRVAFEHLTRVADFALTDGIPGGAAREVSIPDWLTDLRTNESLESVCIAPPASPIAGSTLLLTEEAMDENGNHRGELLGQTDKGPIAYRQSPVVNPTDCAFLPNGDLLVLERGVSMLTFTMALRRVPAAEVRPGNLMVGETLLEASGGTIDNMESLAVHTAPDGEVRILIGSDNNFNDWQRSLLLEFALPE
- the cobT gene encoding cobaltochelatase subunit CobT, producing the protein MATPPRSKANKPDQTQVFKSAMGATVRAIGAKADLEVTFTSDRPLLTSDKARLANLPRLPTRRDIAIARGQGDAMAMRLASHDPDGHRKRSPMDPIARAAFDALEQARVEALGCVRMPGMVGNIGEMLEDRLFRANFAEVDDKGDAPIAEALGLLLREKLAGVPIPPSGHALVDLWRKEIEDKGGKSLDALLTRYEDQEEFSKAAKALLRDLNLVPESELDDPSSDSEENEDQDPEQGDSSDKSPEQGEGENDSQDSQDDEQAGESEETGDVEGMESDMADTDEDASAEAGEDAPMPPPAKDGGNQLSNQFQYKVFTTKFDEIVKAAELCPPDELDQLRSLLDKQLENLAGAVARLANKLQRRLMAKQNRSWQFDLEEGLLDTARLTRVVTDPMQALSFKVENDTDFRDTIVTLLIDNSGSMRGRPITIAAICGDILARTLERCGVKVEILGFTTRAWKGGKSREAWLEAGRPANPGRVNDVRHIIYKAADEPWRHARRNLGLMMREGLLKENIDGEALEWARKRLMARPEARRILMVISDGAPVDDSTQSVNAGNYLEAHLRQVIEDIETRSPIQLVAVGIGHDVTRYYRRAVTLLDAEELAGALTDELAALFDEEMPAQSRRRGRG